The following coding sequences are from one Panicum hallii strain FIL2 chromosome 5, PHallii_v3.1, whole genome shotgun sequence window:
- the LOC112895194 gene encoding uncharacterized protein LOC112895194 — translation MNPDALLVQLIEELDKCILGYFSFHWKFATHIITQVLTHEHPRRKLRRMVMEATRKMRFERVTRELKVTRLFTTLVEELRAIGIICHHHDKQPGTDVMVPAAHSDRSPVLLFMGGGMGAGKSTVLKQIMKEVFWTDARANAVVVEADAFKESDVIYQAISSRGHHNDMLQTAELVHQSSTDAAASLLVTALNEGRDVIMDGTMSWEPFVLQTIAMARSVHRQRYRMGVGYKVAADGTTTEKYWEPVVDEEDEGHHGVPRARKPYRIEMVGIICDAYLAVVRGIRRAIISGRAVRVNSQLKSHKRFAGAFRKYCDLVDNARLYSTNTIAGAKLIGWKDKDSRLLVDVEEIGLLDRVSRINEDANCVHELYPDGHPTGGAGSVWEDLVASPVRASIQRELKGAIYDSEACFPSP, via the exons ATGAACCCGGACGCCCTGCTCGTGCAGCTCATCGAGGAGCTCGACAAATGCATCCTCGGCTACTTCTCCTTCCACTGGAAATTCGCAACCCACATAATAACGCAG GTTCTCACCCACGAGCACCCTCGAAGAAAACTCAGAAGAATGGTAATGGAGGCTACTAG GAAGATGAGGTTCGAGAGGGTGACGCGGGAGCTGAAGGTGACCCGGCTGTTCACCACGCTGGTGGAGGAGCTCAGGGCCATCGGGATAATCTGCCACCACCACGACAAGCAGCCGGGCACGGACGTCATGGTCCCCGCCGCGCACAGCGACCGCAGCCCCGTCCTGCTCTTCATGGGCGGCGGCATGGGCGCCGGCAAGAGCACCGTGCTCAAGCAGATCATGAAGGA GGTGTTCTGGACTGACGCCAGGGCGAACGCCGTGGTCGTGGAGGCCGACGCGTTCAAGGAGTCGGACGTGATCTACCAGGCCATCAGCTCGCGAGGCCACCACAACGACATGCTGCAGACCGCCGAGCTG GTGCACCAGTCGTCGACGGACGCGGCGGCGTCGCTGCTGGTGACGGCCCTGAACGAGGGGCGAGACGTGATCATGGACGGCACCATGTCGTGGGAGCCGTTCGTGCTGCAGACCATCGCCATGGCGCGGTCCGTGCACCGGCAGCGCTACCGCATGGGCGTCGGCTACAAGGTCGCCGCCGACGGGACGACCACCGAGAAGTACTGGGAGCCCGTCGTcgacgaggaggacgagggGCATCACGGGGTGCCCAGGGCGAGGAAGCCGTACCGCATCGAGATGGTCGGCATCATCTGCGACGCCTACCTCGCCGTCGTCAGGGGCATCCGGCGGGCCATCATCTCCGGGAGGGCCGTGCGGGTGAACTCGCAGCTCAAGTCCCACAAGCGCTTCGCCGGCGCGTTCCGCAAGTACTGCGACCTCGTCGACAACGCCAGGCTCTACAGCACCAACACCATCGCCGGCGCAAAG CTGATCGGGTGGAAGGACAAGGACAGCCGGCTGCTGGTGGACGTGGAGGAGATCGGGCTGCTGGACCGGGTGAGCCGGATCAACGAGGATGCCAACTGCGTGCACGAGCTGTACCCGGACGGGCAcccgacgggcggcgcggggtcGGTGTGGGAGGACCTGGTGGCGTCGCCGGTGAGGGCGTCCATACAGCGGGAGCTCAAGGGGGCCATCTACGACAGCGAGGCCTGCTTCCCGTCCCCGTAG
- the LOC112894664 gene encoding transcription factor BHLH148-like, with product MADPFFYFGHDDDQDGANEDYLTGLGLVLPPELPAGSAFDAYQRRRAPTLLESPLMMGRGRYNNSGGGANVHRRMFGYLRRIVRHDAAAGPVHPAPATLVPPPSQPPRPRSSSRFRHIMRERLRRERLSQGFADLHALLPPGASSKGGKNDIVGAAAGYIRELERRKGWLRARNQELLERAASRWSGGTARNAGSGDMVVKVRAESEDRAAAVDAFETVLRRLKAMGELRVTAIRSCFCAGGMWMNVGVEGQVSTREVDRAITNALMELAGNELVKKDPRSSKPSFSCQVESGVPMG from the exons ATGGCGGATCCGTTCTTCTACTTCGGCCACGACGACGACCAGGACGGCGCCAATGAGGACTACCTGACGGGCCTCGGCCTGGTCCTCCCGCCGGAGCTGCCGGCGGGCAGTGCATTCGATGCGTaccagcggcggcgcgcgccgaCATTGCTGGAGTCGCCCCTGATGATGGGCCGCGGGCGGTACAACAACTCCGGCGGTGGAGCGAACGTGCACCGGAGGATGTTCGGTTACCTACGACGCATTGTTCGTCAtgacgccgccgccggaccTGTGCACCCGGCACCCGCGACACTTGTGCCGCCGCCATCgcagccgccgcgcccgcgcagCAGCTCGCGGTTCCGGCACATCATGCGCGAGCGGCTGCGCCGGGAGCGCCTCAGCCAGGGCTTCGCCGACCTCCACGCGCTCCTGCCCCCCGGCGCGTCGTCCAAA GGTGGCAAGAACGACAtcgtcggcgcggcggcgggctacATCAGGGAGCTCGAGAGGCGGAAGGGGTGGCTCCGCGCGAGGAACCAGGAGCTGCTGGAGCGGGCTGCCAGCCGCTGGAGTGGAGGAACAGCGAGGAACGCTGGCAGCGGGGACATGGTGGTGAAGGTGCGAGCCGAGAGCGAGGACCGTGCGGCGGCGGTCGACGCGTTCGAGACGGTGCTCCGGCGCCTCAAGGCCATGGGGGAGCTGCGGGTGACGGCGATCCGGTCGTGCTTCTGCGCCGGCGGGATGTGGATGAACGTCGGAGTGGAGGGCCAG GTCTCCACGCGTGAGGTGGACAGGGCAATAACAAATGCCTTGATGGAGCTTGCGGGGAACGAACTGGTGAAGAAAGATCCAAGAAGCAGCAAGCCGAGCTTTAGCTGCCAGGTCGAAAGTGGCGTGCCGATGGGTTGA
- the LOC112895889 gene encoding photosystem II reaction center W protein, chloroplastic-like translates to MATVSAAAATTVVARAAQGLPQLRARSERVRCSYSRDARSAAAAVSARGAGASLLAAAGAVTASAGPALALVDERMSTEGTGLSLGLSNNLLGWILLGVFGLIWSLYTVYTSDLDEDEESGGLSL, encoded by the exons ATGGCCACCGtcagcgccgccgcggcgaccACCGTCGTTGCCCGCGCCGCCCAAG GGCTGCCGCAGCTGAGGGCGAGGAGCGAGAGGGTGCGGTGCAGCTACTCCAGGGACGCCAGgagcgcggcggccgccgtgaGCGCCCGGGGCGCCGGCGCGTCGCTGCTggccgcggcgggcgcggtgACCGCGTCGGCGGGGCCGGCGCTGGCGCTCGTGGACGAGAGGATGTCGACGGAGGGCACCGGGCTGAGCCTGGGGCTCAGCAACAACCTGCTGGGGTGGATCCTCCTGGGGGTCTTCGGCCTCATCTGGTCGCTCTACACCGTCTACACCTCCGACCtcgacgaggacgaggagtcCGGCGGCCTCTCGCTCTAG